From a single Pelodiscus sinensis isolate JC-2024 chromosome 4, ASM4963464v1, whole genome shotgun sequence genomic region:
- the SIX4 gene encoding homeobox protein SIX4 isoform X2: MSSASPADKLPSAIKQENVMEILSEAGTVPRDKAVLNPAPPPPPAPAPFPMEQAGSAAREEGAADQILLHTELLARNHHAAAASSPSSSSSSQTPLAFSPDHVACVCEALQQGGNLDRLARFLWSLPQSDLLRGNESLMKARALVAFHQGIYAELYSILEGHSFDSANHPLLQELWYKARYTEAERARGRPLGAVDKYRLRRKFPLPRTIWDGEETVYCFKEKSRNALKELYKQNRYPSPAEKRNLAKLTGLSLTQRVRWQP, translated from the exons ATGTCTTCTGCCTCCCCCGCAGACAAGCTCCCGAGCGCGATCAAGCAGGAGAATGTGATGGAAATCCTCTCCGAAGCAGGCACGGTGCCCCGGGACAAGGCAGTCCTCAACCCTGCCCCAccgcccccgcctgcccctgcccctttccccatggAGCAAGCGGGCTCCGCTGctagggaggagggagctgcagaTCAGATACTGCTCCACACGGAACTTTTGGCCAGGAATCACCATGCTGCTgccgcctcctctccctcctcctcctcctcctcccagacccccctGGCTTTCTCCCCGGATCATGTAGCGTGTGTCTGCGAGGCGCTGCAGCAAGGTGGGAACCTGGACCGCCTGGCCAGATTCCTGTGGTCTTTGCCCCAGAGCGACCTGCTACGTGGCAACGAGAGCCTGATGAAAGCCCGGGCGCTGGTGGCTTTCCACCAGGGCATCTACGCGGAGCTCTACAGCATCCTGGAGGGCCACAGCTTCGACTCCGCCAACCAcccgctgctgcaggagctgtggTACAAGGCGCGCTACACCGAGGCGGAGCGAGCCCGGGGCAGACCCCTGGGGGCGGTGGACAAGTACCGGCTGCGGAGGAAGTTCCCGCTGCCCCGCACCATCTGGGACGGCGAGGAGACGGTGTACTGCTTCAAGGAGAAGTCCCGCAACGCGCTCAAGGAGCTCTACAAGCAGAACCGCTACCCCTCGCCGGCCGAGAAGCGCAACCTGGCCAAGCTCACCGGGCTCTCGCTCACCCAG CGAGTCAGATGGCAACCCTAG